One genomic window of Streptomyces sp. WP-1 includes the following:
- a CDS encoding carbon-nitrogen family hydrolase, whose amino-acid sequence MRASLIQIAVDEGESPASRRKRAAALVRAQAGADLVVLPELWTTGAFAYEDFGREAEPLRGPTYEAMAEAAADAGVWLHAGSIPERAASADGSGPDDGTLYNTSLVLSPSGELAAAYRKIHRFGFDQGEAVLMGAGREPVTVPLPGTTLGLGTCYDLRFPELFRTLVDSGAELLVLPAGWPERRRAHWTLLARARAVENQAFVLACGTAGTHAGVPQAGHSIVVDPWGEVLAEAGAGEEVLTVDLDPAKVAATREQFPALKDRVLGLAPPRR is encoded by the coding sequence GTGCGCGCCTCTCTGATCCAGATCGCCGTCGACGAGGGCGAATCGCCCGCCTCGCGCAGAAAGCGCGCGGCCGCGCTGGTCCGGGCCCAGGCCGGGGCCGATCTGGTGGTGCTGCCCGAGCTGTGGACCACCGGCGCCTTCGCCTACGAGGACTTCGGCCGCGAGGCCGAGCCGCTGCGCGGACCGACGTACGAGGCGATGGCCGAGGCCGCGGCCGACGCGGGCGTGTGGCTGCACGCCGGGTCGATCCCCGAGCGCGCGGCGTCCGCCGACGGCTCCGGGCCGGACGACGGGACCCTCTACAACACCTCCCTCGTCCTCTCCCCCTCCGGTGAACTGGCCGCCGCCTACCGCAAGATCCACCGCTTCGGCTTCGACCAGGGCGAGGCCGTGCTGATGGGCGCGGGACGGGAGCCGGTGACGGTCCCGCTGCCCGGCACCACACTCGGCCTCGGCACCTGCTACGACCTGCGCTTCCCCGAACTCTTCCGCACGCTGGTCGACTCCGGCGCCGAGCTGCTGGTGCTCCCGGCGGGCTGGCCCGAGCGGCGACGCGCGCACTGGACGCTGCTGGCCCGGGCACGGGCGGTGGAGAACCAGGCGTTCGTGCTCGCCTGTGGAACGGCCGGGACGCACGCGGGAGTTCCGCAGGCGGGCCACTCGATCGTGGTGGACCCCTGGGGCGAGGTGCTGGCCGAGGCCGGTGCGGGCGAGGAGGTCCTCACGGTCGACCTCGACCCGGCGAAGGTGGCGGCGACGCGCGAGCAGTTCCCCGCGCTCAAGGACCGCGTCCTGGGGCTGGCGCCGCCCCGGCGATAG
- a CDS encoding maleylpyruvate isomerase family mycothiol-dependent enzyme: protein MSLHPTLQPYADAWTHSVDAISEMVQPLAESEWNRRTPCPGWSVRDVVSHVIGLDCELLGDPRPIHSLPRDLFHVTNEHQRYMEMQVDVRRHHTAPEMTAELEYTVIRRNRQMRNENREPGATVRGPMGREITLEHAYRTRAFDVWVHEQDLRTALGRPGNLDSPGAYVTRDLLLDVLPKIVAKDADAPRSSAVVFDVHGPVEFLRTVRVDIQGRGTLETAPALGPVASLSLDWETYVRLACGRVTPEAVADRVKTEGDQELAEAILRNFAVTP, encoded by the coding sequence GTGAGTCTGCATCCCACCCTCCAGCCCTACGCCGACGCCTGGACGCACTCCGTCGACGCGATATCAGAGATGGTGCAGCCACTGGCCGAGTCCGAGTGGAACCGGCGGACACCGTGCCCGGGATGGTCGGTACGCGATGTCGTCTCGCACGTCATCGGCCTGGACTGCGAACTGCTCGGCGACCCGCGCCCCATCCACTCCCTGCCGCGCGACCTCTTCCATGTCACCAACGAGCACCAGCGCTACATGGAGATGCAGGTCGACGTCCGCCGCCATCACACGGCGCCGGAGATGACGGCCGAACTGGAGTACACGGTCATCCGCCGCAACCGCCAGATGCGCAACGAGAACCGCGAGCCCGGCGCCACCGTGCGCGGCCCGATGGGCAGGGAGATCACCCTCGAACACGCCTACCGTACGCGGGCCTTCGACGTCTGGGTGCACGAACAGGACCTGCGTACGGCCCTCGGCCGCCCCGGCAACCTCGACTCGCCCGGCGCGTACGTCACCCGCGACCTCCTGCTGGACGTCCTGCCGAAGATCGTGGCGAAGGACGCGGACGCGCCGCGCAGTTCGGCCGTCGTCTTCGATGTGCACGGCCCCGTGGAGTTCCTGCGCACCGTCCGCGTCGACATCCAGGGCCGCGGCACCCTGGAGACCGCCCCGGCGCTCGGCCCGGTGGCCTCCCTCTCCCTCGACTGGGAGACCTATGTGCGGCTGGCCTGCGGCCGGGTGACCCCCGAGGCGGTGGCGGACCGCGTCAAGACGGAGGGCGACCAGGAGCTGGCGGAGGCCATCCTGCGGAACTTCGCGGTGACGCCCTGA
- a CDS encoding cyclopropane-fatty-acyl-phospholipid synthase family protein, whose protein sequence is MTIDLPRLTRLTFHGPLSKARATAMVQRLAAGRPRTVLDIGCGWAELLLRVLDAVPEATGTGVDLNAGDLARARKNAEERGLGHRVEFAEESAVGTGRGPADLVLCLGATQALSEAEPPTAEALRALRRLVTDRGRVLVGEGFWQRPPTEAELSGMWPGAAPDDHDDLGGLLGLAVEAGFRPEWTETASPQEWEEFESGYQADLEVWLARHPGHPLAPETRARLDRHRGQWMSYRGVLGIAYLTLVPDLR, encoded by the coding sequence ATGACCATCGACCTGCCCCGGCTCACCCGGCTCACCTTCCACGGCCCCCTCTCAAAGGCCCGCGCGACCGCCATGGTCCAGCGGCTCGCGGCCGGCCGGCCCCGCACCGTGCTGGACATCGGCTGCGGCTGGGCCGAGTTGCTGCTCCGGGTGCTGGACGCCGTACCGGAGGCCACCGGAACCGGCGTCGACCTGAACGCCGGGGATCTCGCCCGCGCCCGGAAGAACGCCGAGGAACGCGGGCTCGGCCACCGGGTGGAGTTCGCCGAGGAGTCCGCCGTGGGGACCGGCCGGGGCCCCGCCGACCTGGTGCTCTGTCTCGGCGCGACCCAGGCCCTCAGCGAGGCCGAGCCGCCGACCGCCGAGGCCCTGCGCGCGCTGCGGCGCCTGGTGACCGACCGGGGCCGGGTGCTGGTCGGCGAGGGTTTCTGGCAGCGGCCGCCCACCGAGGCCGAGTTGTCCGGCATGTGGCCGGGCGCCGCCCCGGACGACCACGACGACCTCGGGGGGCTGCTCGGCCTCGCGGTCGAGGCCGGTTTCCGCCCGGAGTGGACCGAGACGGCGAGCCCCCAGGAGTGGGAGGAGTTCGAGTCGGGCTACCAGGCGGACCTGGAGGTCTGGCTCGCCCGGCACCCCGGTCATCCGCTGGCGCCCGAGACCCGCGCCCGCCTGGACCGGCACCGCGGCCAGTGGATGAGCTACCGGGGCGTCCTCGGTATCGCGTACCTCACCCTCGTACCCGATCTGCGCTGA
- a CDS encoding nitrate/nitrite transporter translates to MNKLTLPGDPPGGVRAVGVWSIGVAVYFVAVIFRTSLGVAGLDAADRFHVNASALSTFSILQLLVYAGMQIPVGLMVDRLGTKKVLALGAVLFTIGQLGFAFSPSYGTALASRALLGCGDAMTFISVLRLGTRWFPARRGPLVAQLAALVGMAGNLVSTLVLARLLHSIGWTQAFAGSALAGAVVLVLTLLFLKDHPEGHEPAPSAHQGSAYVRRQIAEAWREPGTRLGMWVHFTTQFPAMVFLLLWGLPFLVESEGLSRATAGELLTLVVLSNMVVGLVYGQVIARHHTARLPLALCTVAATALLWAATLAYPAPHAPMWLLIVLCAVLGACGPASMIGFDFSRPANPPERQGTASGITNMGGFIASMTTLLAIGVLLDATGDDYQVAFSAVFVLQAIGLSQILRLRARAARRERERLVASRVETVHVPA, encoded by the coding sequence ATGAACAAGCTCACCCTTCCGGGTGACCCGCCGGGCGGCGTCCGGGCCGTCGGCGTGTGGTCCATAGGCGTCGCGGTCTACTTCGTCGCCGTCATCTTCCGCACCTCGCTGGGCGTGGCGGGTCTCGACGCGGCCGACCGCTTCCATGTGAACGCCTCGGCGCTGTCCACCTTCTCCATACTCCAGCTGCTGGTCTACGCCGGCATGCAGATACCCGTCGGCCTGATGGTCGACCGCCTCGGCACCAAGAAGGTGCTGGCCCTGGGCGCCGTCCTGTTCACGATCGGGCAGCTGGGCTTCGCCTTCTCGCCGTCGTACGGCACCGCGCTCGCCTCCCGGGCGCTGCTGGGCTGCGGTGACGCGATGACGTTCATCAGCGTGCTGCGCCTGGGCACCCGCTGGTTCCCGGCCCGCCGCGGCCCCCTGGTCGCGCAGCTCGCCGCCCTGGTCGGCATGGCGGGCAACCTCGTCTCCACCCTCGTCCTGGCCCGGCTGCTGCACAGCATCGGCTGGACGCAGGCGTTCGCCGGCAGCGCGCTCGCCGGCGCGGTCGTCCTCGTACTGACGCTGCTGTTCCTGAAGGACCACCCCGAGGGCCACGAACCCGCGCCGTCCGCGCACCAGGGCTCCGCCTACGTCCGCCGGCAGATCGCCGAGGCGTGGCGGGAGCCGGGCACCCGGCTCGGGATGTGGGTGCACTTCACCACCCAGTTCCCGGCGATGGTCTTCCTGCTGCTGTGGGGCCTGCCGTTCCTGGTCGAGTCGGAGGGGCTCAGCCGGGCCACGGCCGGGGAGCTGCTGACCCTCGTCGTGCTCTCGAACATGGTGGTGGGGCTGGTCTACGGCCAGGTCATCGCCCGGCACCACACCGCCCGGCTGCCGCTCGCGCTGTGCACGGTGGCGGCGACCGCGCTGCTGTGGGCGGCGACGCTGGCCTACCCCGCGCCGCACGCGCCGATGTGGCTGCTGATCGTCCTGTGCGCGGTGCTCGGCGCCTGCGGGCCCGCCTCGATGATCGGATTCGACTTCTCCCGCCCGGCCAATCCGCCCGAGCGTCAGGGCACCGCGTCCGGCATCACCAACATGGGCGGTTTCATCGCCTCGATGACCACCCTGCTCGCGATCGGTGTGCTGCTGGACGCGACGGGGGACGACTACCAGGTGGCGTTCAGCGCGGTGTTCGTCCTCCAGGCGATCGGCCTCAGCCAGATCCTGCGGCTGCGGGCCCGGGCGGCCCGCCGTGAGCGCGAGCGGCTGGTGGCCAGCCGGGTGGAGACGGTGCACGTACCCGCCTGA
- a CDS encoding GntR family transcriptional regulator, protein MKTAVPHSAPPAKQPPAADRVYTHVKQSVLDRSYEGGTLLTEGELAEAVGVSRTPVREALLRLEVEGLIRLYPKKGALVLPVSAQEISDVVETRLLVEEHAARKAVPAPPGLLERLAELLERQKAQVAAGELAEAAVTDRCFHAEIVRSGGNEILARLYDQLRDRQLRMGVAVMYSHPDRVATTLAEHEEILEALRAGDAEAAVGVVHRHVSRVSLLARGEVR, encoded by the coding sequence ATGAAGACGGCCGTCCCGCATTCCGCCCCTCCCGCCAAACAGCCACCCGCCGCCGACCGCGTCTATACGCACGTCAAACAGAGCGTCCTCGACCGGAGCTACGAGGGCGGCACCCTGCTCACCGAGGGCGAGCTGGCCGAGGCCGTGGGCGTGTCGCGCACGCCCGTGCGGGAGGCGCTGCTGCGGCTGGAGGTCGAGGGCCTGATCCGGCTCTACCCGAAGAAGGGCGCCCTGGTCCTGCCGGTCTCCGCGCAGGAGATCTCCGACGTGGTGGAGACCCGGCTGCTGGTGGAGGAGCACGCCGCGCGCAAGGCCGTACCCGCGCCGCCGGGCCTGCTGGAGCGGCTGGCCGAGCTGCTGGAGCGGCAGAAGGCGCAGGTCGCCGCCGGGGAGCTGGCCGAGGCCGCGGTGACCGACCGCTGCTTCCACGCGGAGATCGTCCGCAGCGGGGGCAACGAGATCCTGGCGCGCCTCTACGACCAGCTGCGCGACCGCCAGCTGCGGATGGGCGTCGCCGTCATGTACTCCCACCCCGACCGGGTGGCCACCACGCTCGCCGAGCACGAGGAGATCCTTGAGGCGCTGCGGGCCGGGGACGCGGAGGCGGCCGTCGGGGTCGTGCACCGGCATGTGAGCCGGGTGTCGCTGCTCGCGCGGGGTGAGGTCCGATGA
- a CDS encoding D-alanyl-D-alanine carboxypeptidase family protein: protein MITGIKGIRLRRATAVAITSGALIATGALTAAPAQAVTAPSIGAKGGYVMNNGSGSTLYTKAADTKRSTGSTTKIMTAKVVLAQKNLNLNATVTIQKAYSDYVVKNNASQAHLIVGDKVTVRQLLYGLMLPSGCDAAYALADKYGSGSSRAARVSNFIGKMNSAAKSLGLKNTHFDSFDGIGNGKNYSTPRDLTKIASSAMKNATFRTVVGTKSYTAKTKTKSGGTRTMGAWVNTNGLLKSYSGTIGVKTGSGPEAGYCLVFAATRHGKTVIGTVLSSTSIPQRESDATKLLNYGFAKLG from the coding sequence TTGATTACCGGCATCAAGGGCATCCGCCTCCGCCGAGCCACCGCCGTCGCGATCACCTCCGGTGCGCTGATCGCCACCGGCGCCCTGACCGCGGCACCCGCGCAGGCCGTCACCGCGCCCTCCATCGGGGCCAAGGGCGGCTACGTGATGAACAACGGGAGCGGTTCGACCCTCTACACCAAGGCCGCGGACACCAAGCGGTCCACCGGGTCCACGACCAAGATCATGACGGCCAAGGTCGTACTGGCGCAGAAGAACCTGAACCTCAACGCCACGGTGACGATCCAGAAGGCGTACAGCGACTACGTCGTCAAGAACAACGCCTCCCAGGCCCATCTGATCGTCGGCGACAAGGTGACCGTCCGCCAGCTGCTGTACGGGCTGATGCTGCCGTCCGGCTGCGACGCCGCCTACGCCCTCGCGGACAAGTACGGCTCCGGCTCCAGCCGCGCCGCCCGCGTGTCGAACTTCATCGGCAAGATGAACAGCGCCGCCAAGAGCCTCGGCCTGAAGAACACGCACTTCGATTCCTTCGACGGCATCGGCAACGGCAAGAACTACTCGACGCCGCGCGACCTGACGAAGATCGCCAGCAGCGCGATGAAGAACGCGACGTTCCGCACCGTCGTCGGGACCAAGTCGTACACGGCCAAGACGAAGACCAAGTCCGGCGGCACCCGCACGATGGGCGCCTGGGTCAACACCAACGGTCTGCTCAAGAGCTACAGCGGCACCATCGGTGTGAAGACCGGCTCCGGCCCCGAGGCCGGCTACTGCCTGGTCTTCGCCGCCACCCGCCACGGCAAGACCGTCATCGGCACCGTCCTGTCCTCCACCTCCATCCCCCAGCGCGAGTCGGACGCCACGAAGCTCCTCAACTACGGCTTCGCCAAGCTCGGCTGA
- a CDS encoding GntR family transcriptional regulator: MLLRLDTTDTRPLHEQVAAAVRRAIAEGECRAGERLPSARDLSTALDLNVNTVLRGLRELRDEGLLEFRRGRGITVAEGAAAPRSGLRIKVRELVAEASRLGYSRTDLIDMIRELS; the protein is encoded by the coding sequence ATGTTGCTGCGCCTGGACACCACCGACACCCGCCCCCTGCACGAGCAGGTCGCGGCGGCCGTCCGACGGGCCATCGCCGAGGGCGAATGCCGTGCCGGCGAGCGCCTGCCCTCCGCCCGCGATCTCTCCACGGCCCTGGACCTCAACGTCAACACCGTCCTGCGCGGCCTGCGCGAACTGCGCGACGAGGGCCTGCTGGAGTTCCGCCGCGGCCGGGGCATCACCGTCGCCGAAGGTGCCGCGGCCCCCCGCTCGGGGCTCCGGATCAAGGTGCGGGAGCTGGTGGCCGAGGCATCCCGGCTGGGGTACAGCCGGACCGATCTCATCGACATGATCCGGGAGTTGTCATGA
- a CDS encoding DUF1648 domain-containing protein encodes MTDGHDGGRGRRRAARWALAGGTAVVAALVAGLPWLQRDRLPDRLATHWSGGPAPDGSMPLWSASLIPAAVWLMLALALSVRWRRSWARPRSWLPIALAPTGVVLVGAQVCVVRANLDRADWHQARQPVWWLAVTLALAAVAGVLAWRLTVRVTATAPRAGTPELDLARDERLVWFSRTANPWLQSLSAVACLVAAGAALGLALGLAPAAALWPVCAACAAVALAGGISSSVRAKVSEAGLEVSFGPLGWPVRRWAPDALESARAERRLPSQVGGWGYRFSGLGTTVMLRAGDCLVVRPRGRRSDFAVSVDDAERGAALLNALRARRAAAGR; translated from the coding sequence ATGACGGACGGGCACGACGGGGGACGCGGCCGGCGCCGTGCCGCGCGCTGGGCACTGGCGGGCGGCACGGCGGTCGTCGCCGCACTGGTCGCCGGGCTGCCCTGGCTCCAGCGGGACCGGCTCCCCGACCGGCTGGCCACCCACTGGAGCGGCGGACCGGCACCCGACGGCTCGATGCCCCTGTGGTCGGCCTCCCTGATACCGGCCGCGGTCTGGCTAATGCTCGCCCTCGCGCTGAGCGTGCGGTGGCGCCGCTCCTGGGCGCGCCCCCGCTCCTGGCTGCCGATCGCCCTCGCCCCCACCGGTGTCGTCCTCGTCGGCGCCCAGGTCTGCGTCGTGCGGGCGAACCTCGATCGCGCCGACTGGCACCAGGCGCGCCAGCCGGTCTGGTGGCTCGCCGTCACCCTGGCTCTCGCCGCGGTGGCCGGGGTGCTCGCCTGGCGGCTGACCGTCCGGGTCACCGCCACCGCGCCCCGGGCCGGGACCCCGGAGCTGGACCTGGCGCGGGACGAGCGCCTGGTCTGGTTTTCCCGCACGGCCAACCCCTGGCTCCAGTCGCTGTCGGCGGTGGCCTGCCTGGTCGCCGCCGGCGCGGCGCTGGGCCTGGCACTGGGTCTGGCGCCCGCCGCGGCGCTCTGGCCGGTGTGCGCCGCCTGTGCCGCCGTCGCCCTCGCGGGCGGTATCTCCTCCTCGGTCCGGGCGAAGGTCTCGGAGGCGGGACTGGAGGTCTCCTTCGGCCCCCTCGGCTGGCCCGTCCGCCGCTGGGCCCCGGACGCCCTGGAGTCCGCCCGCGCCGAGCGGCGTCTGCCCTCCCAGGTCGGCGGCTGGGGCTACCGGTTCAGCGGCCTCGGCACCACGGTCATGCTCCGCGCCGGTGACTGCCTGGTCGTACGCCCCCGGGGCCGGCGTTCCGACTTCGCGGTGAGCGTGGACGACGCGGAACGGGGCGCGGCCCTGCTGAACGCCCTCCGCGCGCGCCGGGCCGCTGCCGGCCGGTGA